In the genome of Salmo trutta chromosome 39, fSalTru1.1, whole genome shotgun sequence, the window agtttctctcacTCGAGCTACCTAAAACATCATGAACGtatacacagaggagagaagccttactcctgctctgactgtggaaaatgcttcataACATCATCTGAGCTAaaagttcaccagagaacacacacaggagaaaggccttacttctgctctgactgtaggGCACGTTTTTCTCAATCAAGCAACCTAAAACGTCAcgaacgtatacacacaggagagaagccttactcctgctctgactgtggaaaatgcttcataACATCATCTGAGCTAaaagttcaccagagaacacacacaggagagaagccttactcctgctctgactgtggaaggaGTTTCTCTCGACTGAACAACTTTAAAACACATGAACGTATGCATAaaagagagaagccttactcctgctctgactgtggaaaatgcttcacaCAATCATCTGAGCTAaaagttcaccagagaacacacacaggagagaagccttactcctgctctgactgtaggGCGAGTTTCTCTCAATTGAGCCACCTAAAacaacatgaacgtatacacacaggagagaagccgtactcctgctctgactgtggaaagagtttctctcaatCGAGCCACCTAAAacaacatgaacgtatacacacaggagagaagccttactcctgctctgactgtggaaggaGTTTCTCTCGACTGAACAACTTTAAAACACATGAACGTATGCATAaaagagagaagccttactcctgctctgactgtggaaaatgcttcacaCAATCATCTGAGCTAaaagttcaccagagaacacacacaggagagaaggcttactcctgctctgactgtaggGCGAGTTTCTCTCAATCGAGCCACCTAAAacaacatgaacgtatacacacaggagagaagccgtactcctgctctgactgtggaaagagtttctctcaatCGAGCCACCTAAAacaacatgaacgtatacacacaggagagaagccttactcctgctctgactgtaggGTGAGTTTCTCTCAAATGGGCCAGTTAAAAAGACACCAAGGTGTACATAATAGTAGCCTCATCAGTTCTCTCAGACCAGCTAAGACTAGTCACTCCACTTAATTCTCATCtcataaaataattggcaacattgAGTTGGATCAAATGAAGAAAGTGTAGAACACCATTGTAATCCTATTGTTTCTCACTGTGAGAACAAGGCAGAGGAAAGTGAGCATCATAGAATGTTAGCCTCTTTTTCCTGTTCAGTGTACATCTTGTCAgctttgctgtgtttttttaGCCCACATCCGTAGACACATCCCAGCTCTACTAgtactgcacctgtcgacgacacaagttgttctgcttccacgagcacatccaatgctagcatcagtaattctacatttgttgtttgcccagctagcatggacactgcgGCTGCATCAGAATCACAACTGTCAGAGCTACTGCCTGCTTACTCGGGAAAGCACCAAACAACAGACGGGgatgttggaccatcgaagaggtgcaaatatgatgagacctacattgatttggggttcatttatatagggaatagtgcctttcctcagccacagtgtgttatctcacaactcgatgaaaccttcacttttGTGaatgcagacatttagaaacaaaacatgccaatttgaaaaataagccacaggagttttttgagcgagagtTGAGACGACTTTccagtagtaagacatgtataaaccAACAGATGCCATTAATAAGAAgagctagaagcatcttatattgTGAGCTACTGAGTGGCCAGGACACGCAAgcaccatactattgtggaggacttaattcttccggctcctgctgccaagggaatgcttgacagcttgaaagacgttttggacactacggtgaaaatggttaactttgttaacaaggacaacacacaggtctttccatcattgtatgattttgtttgtctgaaaatgaactcaagcttacggacaaggTCAAATGTGATCTAGCGAAGCACCTGAATGAGTTTGGTGTGTAATTACGCAgatactttcctgaaacggatgacacaaactggATTCGTTACCTCTTTCATGCCCTGTCTCCAGTaaacttaccgatatctgaacaagagcctcatcaaaattgcaacaagcggttctgtgataATTGACTTTAATCAGAAGCtgctgccagatttctggattgggctgcgctcagagtatcctgccttggcaaatagctctgttaagacactgatgccctttgcaaccacgtacctatgtgagagtggattcttggccctcactagcataaaaactaaatacaggcacagactgtgtgggaaAGGATTTAAGAccgactctctccaatacaacccaacattgcagagttatgtgcatccttcctttcaagcacaccaatctcattaacctgtggtgagttattcacaattttcaatgagcaagtaaggttttatatgtaaaatggctaaataaagagcaaaatgtattattatttgtgccctggtcctatacgagctctttgtcacttccaacGAGCCTGGTTTTGACAAACTCAAGCCTGTGTGACAGGCTAACAATATttgagtgtgctgaccctggtacgcagctggaggttgaatgtttgaagaggtacgggactataaacaTTTTGGGAAACGCTGGTCTAGATAATCCCAGTTCCTGGAGTCCAtggcctgacgaattgaggctgttctgaggacaaaggggattgcaactcaatattaggaaggtgttcctaatgtttgtatactcagtgccaaaggaaagtattcagacacctggactttttccacattttgttacgttacagccttataataaaattgattaaattaaaaaagtcctcaatctacacacagtagcccataatgacaaCTTGAAAAGTTTTTTAGGGGTCAAATAATAAGTATTCataccgtttgctatgagactcaattgttctcgggtgcatcctgtttccttgattggagtccactttgTAAATTCAATTCAaacaggcacacacctgtctatataaggtcccacagttgacagtgcatgtcagagcatggtgaaacatggtggtggcagcatcatgctgtgggtttgtttttcaacggcagggactgggagactagtcaggatcgaggggaaatttgaacggagcaatgtacagagatccttgatgaaaacctgctccagagtgctcaggacctcattggtccaccttccaacaggacaacgaccctaagcacacagctaagacgaTGCTTACAAATAGTTTTGAAGAACCTgttttttgcattgtaattttgggatgttgtgtgtagatttgaggaaaaaaactatttaataaatgttataataatgctgtaatgtaacagaaggtggaaaaagtcaaggggtttgaatactttttgaatgcactgtatcagataaagatgatgtgatgatcagttttcaGCATTAGTTTCGGTGGATTATTTTTATATTACCAAACACGTTTTGTTTAATGAGAAACAGGCTATGAATTGACTAGTTATTATTAAATTGTCTTTTATTGCTAGATTCATTGTTCTattcattgattaattaatttTAATAACTGAAGTTAATTGATATTAATTTGTTCTGGGCAACATCTGCTCTTGTGGATCATTTTAAATGAAACAAACTGTTTTAAATGAAATGGTGTCTATATATGAACCAAATTGATTTGATCCCATTCTCACAAACAAATGGCGTACACTGTGTATATACAATTGttgacatccgatggtcattttTATGGTGGATTGCAAAATGCAGGATCCTTCCAAGTTGAacccaccagagggggactgtcataaCTGGCCTGTGAGGATCAGCTTACAGTGGATCACGGTTCTACAGAGATATCTCTCCCTCCCGAAGAGGGGGAGAAGTATAGAGGGATTGATGAGGGGGGTTTATGACCTCACGCCCATCGTAATTCATAAGGCAACAGCCCAACTCCATTCTGTTCTCTAATGTGAGAGACTGGAATGTCTGTGTGCCTTAGGAAGAGTTTACAGCTCAAAACTACACAACATCaaataaatggactttgggacatGTATATTTGATCAGCCAAATGGTGGAAACCATGATGGctggaatatgaaaatgaatgtctATTTTATGATGTTCTTAAAAGTTAGTTGAGGATGTTATAACGAAAACATtaacttgaagagttttcatAATGTATATGTGATGTTTACATACTTTGTGTAGAAAATATGCAGatgaaagagaatgttttggtgaTAAGACTGATTTTAGTTGTCTAAACGAGATCATAGTAAATCCTAATACCTTGCCTTGTAACTAGCTACACCTAGGGAACCCAGAGAGTGTGTCATAAAGATGGAAACGCCCCTTTCTACTCTACGGTATAAAACATGAGTTAAGAATTGACATATCAGACTAAGTTGACCATGCGCTGCAGCCGAGGTCTACAACTAGTCGTGACCCTGaaacgcaacacgaggttgaagacaAAGTAAATCTCTGAACAATCAAGTTTATGGTGGAGTAGCTATTCTAAGTTCTGTATCTAGGAAGTTGAATTTAAGCAGAACCATCCGGCTATTCTTTTGACCAATGCGTTGGCCAAACCTTTCCCACTAAGCGGAAGTAGACCCACAAAGAGATACCTAACAGAGACCGTAAATACATGTATTACACTTTTTACCCATAaccggggcagttcagggcaaggTGTTAGTACTGAAACTAAGCATAAtttacaaatgtatccaagtgtttaatttctctcttgcgctctctctctcaatctctctgtaaatctccatcttgtgttggtccactagggacctgttgcCATTGTATGAAGTTTTAACCAATAACCTGGACTATTTGTGTATATTTATCTTATGTTATCATTTAACtggttagtaaataaataatcaactcaatttgTGTGGTACGGAATAATTAGTGAGacccgggtttgtgcagatttactaattatgcgacattcagaatgagactgaggaAATGAATTAATTGGTGACTGCTATGAGATCTATGTTTTGAGTTAATTCGGGAAATGTTAACGcattaaacaaacttttcccgtggtgcttcaggttactgagttaattgttacaggattcatttaatcacgtaataataaacAGTTAATTATTCAATAAATAGCATGTCATCGCATTAAtgacaacgtcacgacatattgATGCCCctgtgcgaggaatctaagataaaACTTGGCC includes:
- the LOC115179506 gene encoding zinc finger protein 420 isoform X1, whose protein sequence is MSHHCPHCEEIFPILSKLKIHLQIHTGENLYFCTDCGKRFKTSGVLTVHQRVHTGEKPYSCSDCGKSFSQPSHLKKHERIHTGEKPYSYSDCGANFSQLAHLKSHQGIHKGDKPYSCSECRKSFSQLGHLKHHQGIHKGDKPYCCSDCGKSFSHSSYLKHHERIHRGEKPYSCSDCGKCFITSSELKVHQRTHTGERPYFCSDCRARFSQSSNLKRHERIHTGEKPYSCSDCGKCFITSSELKVHQRTHTGEKPYSCSDCGRSFSRLNNFKTHERMHKREKPYSCSDCGKCFTQSSELKVHQRTHTGEKPYSCSDCRASFSQLSHLKQHERIHTGEKPYSCSDCGKSFSQSSHLKQHERIHTGEKPYSCSDCGRSFSRLNNFKTHERMHKREKPYSCSDCGKCFTQSSELKVHQRTHTGEKAYSCSDCRASFSQSSHLKQHERIHTGEKPYSCSDCGKSFSQSSHLKQHERIHTGEKPYSCSDCRVSFSQMGQLKRHQGVHNSSLISSLRPAKTSHST